The following proteins come from a genomic window of Montipora capricornis isolate CH-2021 chromosome 9, ASM3666992v2, whole genome shotgun sequence:
- the LOC138017190 gene encoding uncharacterized protein — protein MDILKTIPNDKSSNTEKVLGVVWNPVQDEFVYKMHLRTSSKKKPNDKTHDNDSNPTKRIILSQVNSIYDPLGLTGPFTVRAKILMRELWGIENKLGWDDAIPERYKQYWKQFCQDMQEMNNIKFKRCVKPKDATSEQPTLIIFSDGSSNAFGACAHVRWKLNNGRYSCRLMLSKNRLAPIKKMSIDKIELCGALLNSRLKAFLLTQCRYKFVKCYHIVDSQIVHSMIQKESYGFNTFAATRVGEIQQNTNPKEWF, from the coding sequence ATGGATATACTCAAAACTATACCCAACGACAAATCCTCTAATACGGAAAAAGTGTTGGGAGTTGTTTGGAACCCAGTTCAAGACGAATTTGTATATAAGATGCACCTTCGAACCTcatccaaaaaaaaaccaaacgatAAGACTCATGATAATGACAGCAACCCAACGAAAAGAATAATTCTATCACAAGTGAATAGCATTTATGATCCTCTTGGTTTAACAGGACCATTTACAGTCAGAGCAAAGATTTTGATGAGGGAACTATGGGGAATCGAAAATAAACTAGGTTGGGATGATGCAATTCCTGAGAGGTACAAACAATACTGGAAACAATTTTGCCAGGATATGCAGGAAATGAACAACATCAAATTCAAGAGATGTGTGAAACCAAAGGATGCAACAAGTGAACAACCGACGTTAATCATCTTCAGTGATGGATCCAGCAACGCCTTTGGTGCCTGTGCACATGTAAGATGGAAACTCAACAATGGACGATATAGCTGCAGACTTATGCTATCAAAAAATCGACTCGCACCGATAAAAAAGATGTCCATTGATAAAATTGAACTGTGTGGAGCTTTGTTAAACTCAAGACTAAAAGCATTTCTACTCACACAATGTAGATACAAGTTTGTAAAGTGCTACCACATCGTGGACTCCCAAATAGTGCATAGCATGATACAGAAAGAATCGTACGGATTTAATACCTTCGCCGCAACCCGCGTAGGAGAGATACAACAGAATACAAACCCCAAAGAATGGTTTTGA
- the LOC138017191 gene encoding uncharacterized protein encodes MVGGREERWIEMSHNKNEIILLPYDHRFSRLYSEHIHKRRHLGVLSTASKIRTRFWIVKLLKMVKSIRYNCVICKKLDKRLSEQIMGKLPVDRLKLSPAWTCTAIDLFGPFKIRDEVKKKTIGKTYGVIFNCLGTRVVHVDLAADYSTEKFLMVLRRFASIRGYPSKLYSDNGPHLVAANEELKNVVQGWNREQLTEFGVMEGFKWDFAPADAPWQNGVSEALVKSVKRAITAAISDHVMTFSELQTVCFEVANLVNERPIGRHPTFPDDGTYLCPNDLLLGRATSRVPSGPFREPSNPRQRFEFVQNVVNYFWKKWTRDYFTLKIKV; translated from the coding sequence ATGGTTGGAGGACGGGAAGAAAGGTGGATTGAGATGAGTCACAACAAAAACGAAATTATCCTTCTTCCTTATGATCATCGATTTTCACGTCTATATAGTGAACATATCCATAAAAGAAGGCACCTTGGCGTTCTCTCGACAGCCAGTAAAATTCGCACAAGATTCTGGATTGTCAAACTACTGAAGATGGTTAAGTCTATCAGATACAACTGCGTAATATGCAAGAAACTAGACAAAAGACTTAGTGAGCAAATTATGGGAAAATTACCAGTGGACAGATTAAAGCTGTCTCCGGCCTGGACTTGTACTGCTATTGATCTATTTGGACCATTCAAAATTCGAGACGAGGTGAAGAAAAAAACGATTGGGAAAACATATGGAGTGATCTTCAACTGTTTAGGCACCCGCGTAGTACATGTAGATCTAGCCGCAGATTATAGCACTGAGAAATTCCTTATGGTCCTGCGAAGATTTGCATCTATTCGAGGGTATCCTTCGAAACTATATTCCGACAATGGACCTCATCTAGTTGCCGCAAATGAAGAACTAAAAAATGTGGTACAAGGCTGGAATCGAGAGCAACTAACAGAATTTGGCGTGATGGAAGGATTCAAGTGGGATTTTGCCCCAGCTGATGCACCATGGCAAAACGGAGTGTCAGAAGCGTTAGTGAAATCGGTGAAGCGAGCGATAACAGCAGCTATAAGTGATCATGTCATGACATTCTCAGAACTCCAAACCGTTTGCTTCGAGGTAGCAAACCTTGTAAATGAAAGACCTATCGGAAGACACCCTACGTTTCCAGATGATGGCACTTATTTATGTCCCAATGACTTACTACTAGGCAGAGCAACTTCACGAGTGCCAAGCGGGCCTTTCAGAGAGCCTTCCAATCCTCGTCAGCGATTCGAATTTGTCCAGAATGTTGTGAACTACTTCTGGAAGAAATGGACAAGGGACTACTTCacactaaaaattaaagtgtaa